The genomic interval AACATACGTGTCCTATTTTTGAGTCCAGTGGTAAGCCAAACGTCCTACGGTAAGATAAAAAATTTTATGGTAAAATTGACCATAAACTATTTATACTGAATTGTTAACATATGATTGTAAACAAACCCACGGGGATAGCTGTATGAAAGAACTCTACGATAAGATGGCGACAGAGGCTGTGAGTGCCCAGAACGCCGTCATAAGGACCATAAATGCGAAGAGGGGAGCCACGTTCAAAGTGACGGACGCCAAGCCATACGTGGACGCCGTGAACCAGATGAAGCCCATGGGAGAGCAGTCCAAGGAGGTATTCGACCTCCACATAGAGTCTGTGAACGCCCACTATGATATCCTCACGGGGCTCACAGACACCGTGAGACCGGAGGATGACCCATTCGTGGAGCACTACCAGACGCCGCCCATCATGGAAATACTCTACGATGAGGACCCATCCTTCAGGAGGTCTGTGGAGGTGTTCATAGACGCCATAGGCAAGTCAGAGGCTCTCATAGGCAAGGAGTCCATCAGAAGATACGGCGGTTTCTATGGACCCACGTGCGTCGTGGACTTTGCCTTCTCTCCTGGGAGCACGAGTAATGTGGTGAACAGGATTCTTCAGACCATCGACATCCCACTCGAGCACAAGCGAGCCATTCTTTCTTCGAAGTCATGGGGCATGAACACCTCCTATGGCATAGGTGCGAAGTTCCAGATGGCAATCGAGGATGGCAAGACAGTGTCGGAGGCAATCGAGGAGGAGGTGAACATGCTCAAGATGGTGTACGACACACCGTGCGAGGCACAGGCTCTCCTCATGGACGAGGCTGGACACACCTCCTTCGATGTCAGAGAGTACATGAGCAAGTACAAGAGGAAGATGGAGAAGAGCGTCAAGGCGGCGATGGATGCCGGGGTGTTCTATGGCAATATCGTCACCGTTCCCGCATACTGTGTGGGCGATGTGGCACACCACATTTCCCAGTCCATGTTCAACATGGTAAAGGACGATGTGGTCATGGAGATACTAAACGCAGTGTCTGGCGTGCTGGAAAGCACGCTGAACGGAGCCAAGGGCAAGTTCAAGAACGAGTACTCTGTGCTCACCGTTGCCACTGGTGCGACAGCAGCAGCCACCACGAAGATTCTCTGGATGGATGGCTTCACCACCATGATGGTGCTCGACCTGCTCGTGAAGAGGTTCCACAACCTCGTGCTCACCAATCCAAAGAGAGGTGCGGCAGCCGAGCTGCACAACGTGGATTTCATGGACATGATAGAGAGGGGAGAGCGCATCATCGACCATCCGCCGAGGGGGGCTGGATGCAAGGTGCAGGGCATACCGATTGACCTGACCCCCGTCGAGCAGAACGAGGTGCTGAACAACCCGCAGTGGTACACCTATCCAGCATGTGCCATCACTGTGAGGTTCTCTGCGCTCATGAGGCTTGCAGACTTCCCCTGTCTGCTCACGAGCGAGCCGGTCACAGCCACGCTGATGACCAACATCATCGCTCTGCACAAGACTGAGCCTCATTCCCCAGCGAGGGTGTGCAAGTTCTGTGCAGCCAACTACTTCGACTACAAGTGCGATTACTGCAACTGGTCGGAGGCGGTGTGATACCCTGGTGTCCTGGTGTGTCTGGTCTCAGACGCACCTTTCACACATTTTTTCTGTGAGGTGAGGAAATGGCAGAGATAAGTCTTCTTAAGCGCTCTGTTGCCGAGCTTGTTGGCACCTATGTGCTCGTGTTCTTGGGCACTGGGGCCGTAGTGACCACTGTGCTACTCATGAGGGGATGGACACCCTATGCTGGCAACAGCTTCAACATAGGAATAAACATCTCGGCTTGGTTTGCGATAGGCATGGCATTTGCCATCGCTGTGGCGGCCATGATATACACCTTTGGGCACATCTCTGGAACACACATCAACCCAGCGGTGACCATCGCCCTCTGGGCAACCAAGCGCTTTCCCACAAGGGACATGGCGTGGTATATCGTGGCGCAGCTCATAGGTGCAACCCTCGCATCGCTCACCATTGTGGGCATACTCGGCTCTCGTGCGGTTGATACAGGTCTTGGTGCGACCGCAATGTTCGCAGGGGTAAGCTATGGTCAGGCGATTTTGTGCGAGGCGGTGGTCACATTCTTCCTGATGCTCGCCATCATGGGCACTGCAGTGGATAAGAGAGCCCCAGCGGGCTTTGCTGGACTAATCATAGGGCTCGTGGTGGCTGCAGACATTACAGTCGTGGGCAACATCACTGGCTCGTCGCTCAACCCTGCCCGTACGTTTGGACCCTATCTCGTTGACTTTCTGTTTGGAGGTGCAAACCTCTGGTGGCAGTTCCCCATCTACCTCATAGGTCCGATAGTGGGGGCACTCGTGGCAGCCTTCCTCTACGACTACATAGCAGACCTAAGGAAGGTGGATTGAGAGCATATCTCTTTCCCCTCTTTTTTAATACCGCAAGAAGACCACCCAATTCCTTGCGGGCTGGAAGCCTCTAAGGGGAGGAAAGCCCGCTTTTTCCGAAACATTTTTATTTTCAGCCATGTAAGCACCCCTTAAGAGGGTTGCTCTGACCCAGCCCGATGACACCAACCGAAGGCAATGACCCTGCTGTGAGGCAGATGCGAGCCGGCTCCCCCACGGCTCCCCTATGGGGAACCCTCGCCCTTCAGGGCGGGGAGGAGGTCAGCCTTTATACTCACTTCCCACCACCTCTCTTATCAGGCGGGCGGTCTTCTTTCCGATGAGGGGTACCTGTTGAAGCTCTTTCTCAGATGCGTTGAGCACTGCCTGAATGCTGCCAAAGTGCTTAAGGAGGTTGCGGGCAGCCTTCTGCCCCACGCCGGGAATGGAGGAGAGTACGTACTCCTGCTGCTCGGGCAGGGTCCTCGCGCTCTTCTTGCCACGAATGATGGGCTTTTCTCCCCTCTCTGATTGCTCCCTTCTTGCGAGGATGGCAATGAGCTCTGCTGTCTCCCGCTCATCCCTCGTGAACAGGAGGGGTATTGAAAAGTCCACTGCTATGGAGGCAAGCAGCCCCCTTATGGCATTGGGGTGCACCCTTCGCGCCGTGTACACGTCCTCACCCTCCACCACCAGCAGGGGGCGGTCATAGGAGCGTGAGAGGTCTGAGAGCTGTAGGAAGAGGTCCCTCTCTCCATCGATGAACGAGCTCAGCAGGTCAGGTGTGGTCTTTCTCTCTATCGCCACCCGCTCGCTGACCACGTAGTCCCCGACCTCCATGGTGTCCACTCTGATATCCATCCCCAGCTCCTCGAGCACCTTTACCACCTGGGATCTCAGCTCTCTGGAGTCCACGTACACTATTGGTGTGCTCCCACTTGGTGTGCTCCCGCCAAACTCGCTCAGCGCTCTCTGGGGCCTTGGGGGCCTTGCTTCGTTGTCCTTTTCCCCCATCTCATTCTGGGCTACGTGCTCCAAGCCCCTCATCTGCTGGCTCATCTGCCTCTCCTTTCTCACGCTCGACCAATAGGCTCCCACATCCCTCGTTCCCTTTGCGATGAGCACGACCACCCTTCCCACCCTTGCCCTTCCAGTCCTGCCCTTTCGCTGGATGGAGCGTATCTCAGAGGGTACGGGCTCATAGAACACCACAAGGTCGGTGGATGGTATGTCCAGCCCCTCCTCGGCGACCGAGGTCGCCACCAGCACGTTGAACTCTCCAGCCTTGAACCGCTCGATGATGTCTATCTGCTCTTTCTGGGATAGCCCCCTGTCGTCCTGCCTGCTCGTCTGCCCCACGAACCTCGTGGCTCGTACCCCCTCGATGGCGGATAGCGCCTCGGCGACCACCACTGAGCTGTCCCTGTAGTTGGTGAACACGATTATACGGGAATCTGGATTTCTTGAAAGTTCCTCCTTTACGATGTCGCACACTTTTTTCAGCTTGGGATGCTCCACCTTCACGCCTTCCAGCAGAAAAAGCGCCCTCTTGAAGTGCACATCCTCAATGAGCCGTCGTGCAGCCTTGCTGGCTTTTGAGGAGAAAGCCTCTCTCCTGAGTCGCTCGGCATACTTTCTGAATGCCGACATTCCCTGCGACTCCACGAGCTCCACCCCATGGCTGAGCTTGAGCATCTCCGCTACAAGCGATACCGCTCTGTACACCCACGGCTCTGGGGAAAACCTCAGCTTTACCATCAGCTTTTTTTGAACGTCGAGCAGCTGTTTTCTGGTGGGCCTTCGACTCACCTCAACTCCCAGCTTTCCCAGCTCACTTAGCCTGTCCTCCATCACCTTTTCGAGCTCATTGCGAAGCTGCATCATCTCCTTTGGCACGGGCACCTCTATCCATTCGATGTCCTTTCGATGCACGTATCTTCTCACGTCTGGGTCATGCTCGCTCTTGGTGTACACGGCCCCCACCCCCAGTCCCTCACACACTTCCTTCACCCTCTCCTCGTTCGCTCCAGGAGAGGCGGTGATTCCGAGCACGAGGGGATGCTCCGCCTGCTCGTGGTATTTCTTTGCGATGTAGGTGTATGCATAGCTGCCCACTGCCCTGTGCGCCTCGTCGAACACGACGAGCACCACATCCTCGAGTCCGAGGCGCTTTGCCACGAGGTCGTTCTCAATCACCTGCGGTGTGGATACGATCACTCTCGCATCTCTCCAGAGCTCTGCCCTCTTGGAGGGTGGCACATCGCCAGTGAGCATCACGACCTCATCGTCCAGCGTGAGCACCCTCTTGAGGAAGGATGTGTGCTGGCTCACAAGGGGCTTGGTGGGCGAGAGCATGAGCACCTTACCCTCTTGAAACTGTGTGAGTCTTGCCACCATCGCGAGCACAGCCACCACAGTCTTTCCAAGCCCCGTGGGAAGCACCACGAGGCTCGAGCCCTCGAGGGCACGGCTTGCCAGCTCCATCTGATAGCTGCGATAGGCAAGGCTGTTCTCCTTTAGCATTGGGTGGGTGAAATACTCTGGCTCGCGCGACATCACCCAACGTGTATACTGATTGATATTTATCCTTACGTGAGGACACACCACCTCTCGAGAGAGCAAGGCTCACCTCAAACAGATGGATAACCTTCTGTTGTTAACATCGTTAATTTTAATTATCAGGGGGTATGAGTTGGAAGGGGTGGTTTGATGGACATATCACTAGATGTGGGGGAGTATGCGAGGTTCATTGGGAGGTTCTCGCTTGGAAGGGATAGCGGAATGGGCTCTCTTCACTTTGTCAGGCTCAAGGTTCCAGCCGGTATACTGAGTGCAGATAGGCTCAGAGGGGTGGCTGAACTCTCGCGGGAGTTTGGAAGGGGCTATGCCGAGATTACCGACAGGCAGGACATACAGCTCCACTGGATAGAGGCAGACGACGCCCTGAAGCTTTTTTCGAGGATGGACGAGCTGGGATTTACCACAGATATGTGTGGGCAGGCATTTTCTGGTGCTGGCCATGGAGATGTGAGGAACGTAGTGGTCTGCCCACTATCTGGGAAGGTGGGTAGAGGTGTCCACAATCATGCAATTGAGCTCACACGCTTCTTCTCTGGCAATCGGGAGTTTTTGGATATGCCAAAGAAGTTCAAGATGGCATTCACGGCGTGCGGCACTGACTGCGTGAGGGTAGAGATAAATGACCTGTCGTTTGTGGGCGTGAACCATGAGGGGGAGGAGGGATATGCCCTCATGGTCGGTGGTGGGGCTGGAAAGACTGAGCCTGGCCCCCGCATCGCAGAGCCCATGGGGGTGTTTGTGCCAGAGGATAAGGTGTTTGACGTTGCACTTAGCCTTGTTAGGCTGCATCGGGACAGAGGATGCAGGGAGAGCAAGTCCAAGGCGAGGTTCAAGTATCTCGTGGACACATGGGGGCTGTCGAGGATAAGGACTCATCTCGAGAGTGAGGTGGGCCCCCTCGAGGAGATTGCCGAGATGCCAGCGCTCTCCTCCAATGTGCACGAGGGGGAGGGCATTCAGGACGATGGAAGACACTACCTCACCCTGCCACTGCCCGGAGGGGTTACATCGGCTGAGCAGCTTGAGACCATTGCCGCCCTATCAGAGCAGTATGGCAGTGGTGAACTCAGGCTGACACCCTCTCAGAACATCACTTTCGTGGATGTGGATGAGCCAGATGCCCTAAGAGGGGCTTTATGGGCCAGAGGGCTGTGGAAAGACGTTACCCCCTCATACTACACCTCGATTGGATGTGCGAGCGACTTTTGTGGTAAGACGAGGGAGGTCCATGCCAAGGAACTAATGAGACGGGTGGTGGGGTTGCTGGAGAGAGAGGGTGTGCACACGAGAGTGTTCGTGAGTGGATGCCAGAACGGCTGCTGCGCCCACCAGCTCGCCCCCATAGGCTTTATGGGACGGGGCTCCACGTATGACCTTTTCGTAGGCGGGCGTTTGGGTATGGGCAGAATGGGAAGGCGAGTGGCCACAGGGCTCACCCCAGCCCAGTGCGTGGATGCCGTGCGTGAGCTCG from Methermicoccus shengliensis DSM 18856 carries:
- a CDS encoding MIP/aquaporin family protein, with amino-acid sequence MAEISLLKRSVAELVGTYVLVFLGTGAVVTTVLLMRGWTPYAGNSFNIGINISAWFAIGMAFAIAVAAMIYTFGHISGTHINPAVTIALWATKRFPTRDMAWYIVAQLIGATLASLTIVGILGSRAVDTGLGATAMFAGVSYGQAILCEAVVTFFLMLAIMGTAVDKRAPAGFAGLIIGLVVAADITVVGNITGSSLNPARTFGPYLVDFLFGGANLWWQFPIYLIGPIVGALVAAFLYDYIADLRKVD
- a CDS encoding nitrite/sulfite reductase — encoded protein: MDISLDVGEYARFIGRFSLGRDSGMGSLHFVRLKVPAGILSADRLRGVAELSREFGRGYAEITDRQDIQLHWIEADDALKLFSRMDELGFTTDMCGQAFSGAGHGDVRNVVVCPLSGKVGRGVHNHAIELTRFFSGNREFLDMPKKFKMAFTACGTDCVRVEINDLSFVGVNHEGEEGYALMVGGGAGKTEPGPRIAEPMGVFVPEDKVFDVALSLVRLHRDRGCRESKSKARFKYLVDTWGLSRIRTHLESEVGPLEEIAEMPALSSNVHEGEGIQDDGRHYLTLPLPGGVTSAEQLETIAALSEQYGSGELRLTPSQNITFVDVDEPDALRGALWARGLWKDVTPSYYTSIGCASDFCGKTREVHAKELMRRVVGLLEREGVHTRVFVSGCQNGCCAHQLAPIGFMGRGSTYDLFVGGRLGMGRMGRRVATGLTPAQCVDAVRELVEQYREGGYDGFEDMLEHIARTVEVEKGD
- a CDS encoding DEAD/DEAH box helicase, with the protein product MSREPEYFTHPMLKENSLAYRSYQMELASRALEGSSLVVLPTGLGKTVVAVLAMVARLTQFQEGKVLMLSPTKPLVSQHTSFLKRVLTLDDEVVMLTGDVPPSKRAELWRDARVIVSTPQVIENDLVAKRLGLEDVVLVVFDEAHRAVGSYAYTYIAKKYHEQAEHPLVLGITASPGANEERVKEVCEGLGVGAVYTKSEHDPDVRRYVHRKDIEWIEVPVPKEMMQLRNELEKVMEDRLSELGKLGVEVSRRPTRKQLLDVQKKLMVKLRFSPEPWVYRAVSLVAEMLKLSHGVELVESQGMSAFRKYAERLRREAFSSKASKAARRLIEDVHFKRALFLLEGVKVEHPKLKKVCDIVKEELSRNPDSRIIVFTNYRDSSVVVAEALSAIEGVRATRFVGQTSRQDDRGLSQKEQIDIIERFKAGEFNVLVATSVAEEGLDIPSTDLVVFYEPVPSEIRSIQRKGRTGRARVGRVVVLIAKGTRDVGAYWSSVRKERQMSQQMRGLEHVAQNEMGEKDNEARPPRPQRALSEFGGSTPSGSTPIVYVDSRELRSQVVKVLEELGMDIRVDTMEVGDYVVSERVAIERKTTPDLLSSFIDGERDLFLQLSDLSRSYDRPLLVVEGEDVYTARRVHPNAIRGLLASIAVDFSIPLLFTRDERETAELIAILARREQSERGEKPIIRGKKSARTLPEQQEYVLSSIPGVGQKAARNLLKHFGSIQAVLNASEKELQQVPLIGKKTARLIREVVGSEYKG
- a CDS encoding DUF2193 domain-containing protein; translation: MKELYDKMATEAVSAQNAVIRTINAKRGATFKVTDAKPYVDAVNQMKPMGEQSKEVFDLHIESVNAHYDILTGLTDTVRPEDDPFVEHYQTPPIMEILYDEDPSFRRSVEVFIDAIGKSEALIGKESIRRYGGFYGPTCVVDFAFSPGSTSNVVNRILQTIDIPLEHKRAILSSKSWGMNTSYGIGAKFQMAIEDGKTVSEAIEEEVNMLKMVYDTPCEAQALLMDEAGHTSFDVREYMSKYKRKMEKSVKAAMDAGVFYGNIVTVPAYCVGDVAHHISQSMFNMVKDDVVMEILNAVSGVLESTLNGAKGKFKNEYSVLTVATGATAAATTKILWMDGFTTMMVLDLLVKRFHNLVLTNPKRGAAAELHNVDFMDMIERGERIIDHPPRGAGCKVQGIPIDLTPVEQNEVLNNPQWYTYPACAITVRFSALMRLADFPCLLTSEPVTATLMTNIIALHKTEPHSPARVCKFCAANYFDYKCDYCNWSEAV